The following proteins come from a genomic window of Varunaivibrio sulfuroxidans:
- a CDS encoding ATP-binding protein, which translates to MTMGLRGFVVTPFMGEPRTPRDRHTRNGVCETASNDTRATHLASDRGVRSEETEPQTFRRLFDALSNPILLIDEKRRVLIANAPAREMFGNGVEGRDLTACLRHPGALQAARQAIEGVTSEVTVDIDWPVPVARSFSLRLSTLGGNDTPKTFCLEFREQTRIKAAQASRRDFIANISHELRTPLSALMGFIDTLRGPANADVPAQKRFLDIMGREARRMNAVIDELITLSHVEAEEHVPPIAAVDIPSVLRQAVGIVDNRAKAAGVKLELRLDTAAQVSGEREQILQMAIHLITNAIQYGGGEIVRVSLQPSPKIENPGIRIEVRDFGPGIAPEHLPRLTERFYRADMGRSRVVGGAGLGLAIVKHIVNRHRGRLTVSSAPGQGSVFTVTLPIRDAPLSESSTGAAGSAEEKK; encoded by the coding sequence ATGACCATGGGACTGAGAGGGTTTGTCGTTACCCCCTTTATGGGGGAACCGCGTACGCCGCGGGACCGTCACACACGGAACGGGGTATGCGAAACGGCGTCTAACGACACCCGCGCGACGCATCTCGCCTCCGACCGTGGCGTGCGCTCTGAAGAGACCGAACCGCAGACTTTCCGGCGTCTTTTCGACGCCTTATCCAACCCCATCCTCCTGATCGACGAAAAACGACGGGTGCTAATCGCCAATGCCCCGGCCCGGGAGATGTTCGGCAATGGGGTTGAAGGCCGCGATCTGACGGCATGCCTACGTCACCCGGGGGCGCTCCAGGCCGCCCGCCAGGCGATCGAAGGCGTCACCTCGGAAGTCACGGTCGATATTGATTGGCCGGTTCCGGTGGCGCGCAGTTTTTCGCTTCGCCTCAGCACGCTTGGAGGAAACGACACGCCGAAAACGTTTTGCCTGGAATTCAGAGAACAGACCAGAATCAAGGCCGCACAGGCGTCGCGACGCGATTTTATCGCCAACATCAGTCACGAACTGCGCACTCCGCTGTCCGCCCTGATGGGCTTTATCGACACCTTACGAGGCCCCGCCAATGCGGATGTTCCGGCCCAAAAACGATTTCTCGACATCATGGGGCGCGAAGCGCGGCGGATGAATGCCGTAATCGACGAATTGATCACATTGTCCCATGTCGAGGCCGAGGAACACGTGCCGCCGATCGCCGCCGTGGATATCCCGTCCGTGCTGCGCCAGGCCGTCGGGATTGTCGATAATCGCGCCAAGGCGGCGGGTGTCAAACTCGAGTTGCGCCTGGACACGGCGGCCCAAGTGTCGGGAGAGCGTGAACAAATCCTGCAAATGGCGATCCACTTGATCACCAACGCCATCCAGTACGGCGGCGGCGAAATCGTCCGAGTTTCCCTTCAGCCTTCCCCGAAAATCGAGAATCCCGGCATCCGTATCGAAGTCCGTGATTTCGGGCCGGGGATCGCGCCCGAACACCTGCCCCGCCTGACCGAGCGGTTTTATCGCGCCGACATGGGCCGCTCGCGGGTCGTCGGCGGCGCCGGACTGGGACTGGCCATCGTCAAGCACATCGTCAACCGCCACCGCGGCCGCCTCACCGTCAGCAGCGCCCCCGGGCAGGGCAGCGTTTTTACGGTGACCCTGCCCATTCGTGACGCACCCCTATCGGAATCCTCAACCGGCGCGGCGGGTTCGGCGGAAGAAAAAAAATAG
- the phnH gene encoding phosphonate C-P lyase system protein PhnH has translation MNTTHPPSPSTPPRPMPEFSSPTPDSQSVFHAMLEAMSRPGRIANFGDFPEPPFPLYPSTAAICLGLADFETPLWIDGAIAASAQTVNHLKFHCACPITNTPGEARTALLADPLGSADLARFCPGSDEQPEISTTVIVQVETLEEGSGKRLYGPGINGTTKLSVGGVPERFWSSLRENHTLSPRGVDVILCARNTIVCLPRTTRVGQ, from the coding sequence ATGAACACGACACATCCCCCTTCGCCAAGCACGCCTCCACGCCCAATGCCCGAATTTTCCAGCCCCACCCCCGATAGCCAAAGTGTCTTTCACGCCATGCTGGAGGCGATGTCGCGTCCAGGACGTATCGCCAATTTCGGCGATTTTCCCGAACCTCCGTTCCCTTTATACCCCTCGACCGCGGCGATTTGCCTCGGATTGGCGGATTTTGAAACCCCGCTGTGGATCGACGGCGCCATCGCCGCCTCGGCCCAGACGGTCAACCACCTGAAATTTCATTGCGCATGCCCGATCACCAACACCCCCGGCGAGGCGCGCACGGCATTGCTTGCCGATCCCCTGGGTAGCGCCGACCTGGCGCGTTTTTGCCCAGGGTCGGACGAACAACCCGAAATTTCGACCACCGTCATCGTTCAGGTCGAAACCCTTGAGGAAGGCTCCGGGAAACGTCTTTACGGTCCCGGCATCAATGGAACGACAAAGCTTTCGGTCGGCGGCGTTCCCGAGCGGTTCTGGTCCTCGTTACGAGAAAATCATACCCTGTCTCCTCGCGGCGTTGACGTGATTTTGTGCGCGCGCAACACCATCGTCTGCCTGCCGCGCACAACCCGAGTGGGGCAATAA
- a CDS encoding alpha-D-ribose 1-methylphosphonate 5-triphosphate diphosphatase: MSDSLILTNARIVTIDSVISGSLEVHCGKIVSVDRGNTSLPGAIDLDGDYLIAGMVELHTDNMEKHFTPRPGVTWPPLSAAIAHDVQVIGAGITTVYDALSIGDIMQDSSRMRQLDEMAQTIQVGRKNQVLRADHYLHMRCELSFEGVVDLFRPFCHNPLVRLVSVMDHAPGQRQFLDVGKYREYYQGKYHFSDTQMDAFIARHHRSSEMFSDTYRGQIVALCREHALPMASHDDATPEHIDQAAQSGMVISEFPTTMAAAAAAREKGLNILMGAPNVVRGMSHSGNVSARDLAANDCLDIISSDYFPGSLLQAAFAMHRQMKGISLPQAIAMATRNPARAVGLNDRGEIAAGKRADLVRVREVGDLPVVGAVWTQGRRM; the protein is encoded by the coding sequence ATGAGCGACAGTTTGATTTTAACCAATGCCCGCATCGTCACGATCGACAGCGTGATTTCCGGATCTCTGGAGGTTCACTGCGGCAAGATCGTTTCCGTCGATCGCGGCAACACCAGCCTGCCCGGCGCGATCGACCTTGATGGCGATTACCTGATCGCCGGCATGGTCGAACTGCATACCGACAACATGGAAAAGCACTTCACGCCCCGCCCGGGCGTAACATGGCCGCCCCTATCGGCGGCGATCGCCCACGACGTCCAGGTTATCGGCGCCGGGATCACCACCGTTTACGACGCCCTATCGATCGGCGACATCATGCAGGACAGTTCGCGGATGCGCCAATTGGACGAAATGGCGCAAACCATCCAGGTCGGGCGCAAAAATCAGGTCTTACGGGCGGATCATTATCTGCACATGCGCTGCGAGCTCAGTTTTGAGGGGGTCGTCGATCTGTTTCGCCCGTTTTGTCACAATCCCTTGGTCAGGCTCGTCTCCGTAATGGACCACGCGCCCGGCCAAAGGCAATTCCTGGATGTCGGCAAGTACCGTGAATACTATCAGGGAAAGTATCATTTTTCCGACACCCAGATGGACGCCTTTATCGCCCGTCACCACCGCTCTAGCGAAATGTTTTCCGATACATACCGCGGGCAGATCGTCGCCCTGTGCCGCGAACACGCCCTCCCCATGGCCAGCCACGACGACGCCACCCCCGAGCACATCGACCAGGCGGCCCAAAGCGGCATGGTGATCAGTGAATTTCCGACCACCATGGCGGCGGCGGCGGCGGCGCGAGAGAAGGGGTTGAACATCCTGATGGGCGCACCCAACGTCGTACGCGGGATGTCTCATTCGGGCAATGTTTCGGCGCGGGATTTGGCGGCGAACGACTGCCTCGATATCATTTCGTCGGATTATTTCCCGGGCAGTCTGCTGCAGGCGGCGTTCGCCATGCACCGGCAAATGAAAGGCATTTCCTTGCCCCAGGCGATCGCCATGGCGACCAGAAACCCCGCCCGGGCGGTCGGCCTGAACGACCGCGGAGAGATCGCGGCGGGAAAACGCGCCGATCTGGTGCGGGTGCGCGAAGTTGGCGACCTTCCCGTCGTCGGCGCGGTCTGGACGCAAGGACGACGGATGTAG
- a CDS encoding DUF1045 domain-containing protein, producing MNAPRFAIYFTPARQTPLWTFGAQWLGRDDDNAEYDLAPPFKEIPPEEHAAMTAAPRHYGFHATLKSPFALADGRSAENLRDALSDFAKNQPPFPGPLLQIGEMNRFIALIPMAENGALGRFASECVRAFDGFRRAETPEQIARRHAQDLTPRQRSLLAAWGYPFVFEEFRFHMTLTDQLKNGQKKRPLTLLRRHFTEIAETPLWLDAISLFQQPDRGAPFTLAERYLLRG from the coding sequence ATGAACGCACCACGATTCGCCATATATTTCACCCCCGCTCGTCAAACTCCGCTGTGGACTTTTGGCGCCCAGTGGTTGGGCCGCGATGATGATAACGCCGAATATGACCTCGCCCCCCCTTTTAAGGAAATTCCTCCCGAGGAACACGCGGCGATGACCGCCGCGCCGCGCCACTACGGTTTTCACGCCACTTTAAAATCTCCGTTCGCATTGGCCGACGGGCGCAGCGCCGAAAATCTGAGAGATGCTTTGTCGGATTTCGCCAAAAATCAACCCCCCTTTCCCGGCCCACTGTTACAGATCGGGGAAATGAACCGTTTCATCGCCTTGATCCCCATGGCGGAAAACGGCGCCCTGGGCCGCTTCGCCAGCGAATGTGTGCGTGCGTTCGACGGTTTCCGGCGCGCGGAAACGCCCGAACAAATTGCGCGTAGACACGCGCAAGACTTAACGCCACGCCAACGAAGCCTCCTCGCGGCATGGGGCTATCCCTTCGTTTTCGAAGAATTTCGCTTTCACATGACGTTGACCGATCAACTGAAGAACGGCCAGAAAAAGCGCCCGTTGACCCTGCTGCGCCGTCACTTCACGGAGATCGCCGAGACTCCGCTGTGGCTCGACGCCATCAGCCTTTTTCAACAACCCGACCGTGGCGCGCCGTTCACGCTTGCCGAGCGATATCTTTTGCGGGGTTGA
- the phnN gene encoding phosphonate metabolism protein/1,5-bisphosphokinase (PRPP-forming) PhnN, whose translation MITRGTLFLVVGPSGAGKDAVIAGVRKKFMFDHRVVFPRRAITRVPDGIGEDHIPLSEEIFETRLNAGHFCLNWYAHNLRYGVPVIVERHLREGRSVVVNVSRTVIDEARRRLAPLKVIVITAPAEELARRLMARGREKRGEIKKRVARADAFVVEGADVVEIDNGGSLSDSVDIFSAEITGALNPAKDIARQA comes from the coding sequence ATGATCACCAGAGGCACACTCTTTCTTGTTGTCGGCCCCAGCGGCGCCGGAAAAGATGCGGTCATCGCCGGGGTACGGAAAAAGTTTATGTTCGACCACCGGGTCGTCTTTCCTCGGCGCGCGATTACGCGCGTGCCCGACGGAATTGGCGAGGACCACATCCCGCTGTCCGAGGAAATTTTCGAGACGCGTTTGAATGCGGGCCATTTCTGCCTGAATTGGTATGCGCATAATTTACGTTATGGCGTGCCGGTGATCGTCGAGCGGCACTTGCGCGAGGGACGAAGCGTCGTGGTCAATGTTTCGCGCACGGTGATCGACGAGGCGCGGCGTCGCCTAGCGCCGCTTAAGGTGATCGTGATCACGGCCCCGGCCGAGGAGTTGGCGCGCCGCCTGATGGCGCGGGGCCGGGAAAAACGCGGGGAAATCAAAAAACGGGTGGCTCGCGCCGATGCGTTTGTCGTCGAGGGCGCGGATGTCGTAGAGATCGACAATGGCGGCTCGCTGAGCGATAGCGTCGATATTTTTTCCGCCGAGATTACCGGCGCGCTCAACCCCGCAAAAGATATCGCTCGGCAAGCGTGA
- the arsJ gene encoding organoarsenical effux MFS transporter ArsJ, producing MRSKRFNYGLVTAAYWGFTLTDGALRMLVLLYFYRLGYSPLEIAFLFVFYEIFGVITNLIGGWIGNRLGLKITLFSGLGIQIGALIMLAGFSPAWPLWAAVSYVTAAQALSGVAKDLTKMSSKSAVKLLVSGDDHGGLFKWVALLTGSKNALKGVGFFMGGALLAAYGFQGALYAMAGALAVLLAGCAVLLEGTIGQVNRGLKFREIFSKNPNINILSAARLFLFGSRDIWFVVGLPLYLAATMGWSNEAVGGYLAAWVVGYGVVQALAPKILRKAAGAPDDAQSRRWILILIAVTAAIAAALVLNVMPVVAVLGGLIVFGFVFAVNSAIHSYLILAYTEADKIAMNVGFYYMANAGGRLAGTVLSGLAYQWGGMLACLSLSALFLLASWATSLRLDPPGGRVRQN from the coding sequence ATGCGTTCGAAACGTTTTAATTATGGGCTGGTCACCGCCGCCTATTGGGGCTTTACCCTAACCGACGGCGCCTTGCGGATGTTGGTGTTGCTGTACTTTTACCGCCTTGGGTATTCTCCGCTCGAAATCGCTTTCCTGTTTGTTTTTTATGAGATCTTCGGCGTCATCACCAATTTGATCGGGGGCTGGATCGGCAACCGATTGGGGCTGAAAATTACGCTGTTCAGCGGTCTGGGTATCCAGATTGGCGCGCTGATCATGCTCGCCGGATTCAGTCCGGCATGGCCGTTGTGGGCGGCCGTCAGCTATGTCACGGCGGCGCAGGCGTTATCCGGTGTCGCCAAGGACTTGACCAAGATGAGTTCGAAAAGCGCCGTCAAGCTGCTCGTCTCGGGGGACGATCATGGCGGCTTGTTCAAGTGGGTCGCCTTGTTGACCGGCTCGAAAAACGCTCTTAAGGGCGTGGGTTTTTTCATGGGCGGGGCGTTGCTTGCGGCGTACGGCTTTCAGGGCGCATTGTATGCGATGGCGGGGGCGTTGGCGGTGCTTTTGGCGGGTTGTGCGGTGCTGCTGGAGGGGACCATCGGGCAGGTCAACCGGGGCCTTAAGTTCCGTGAAATTTTTTCCAAAAATCCCAACATCAACATCCTTTCCGCGGCGCGGCTGTTTTTATTCGGATCGCGCGATATCTGGTTCGTTGTCGGGCTGCCGCTATATCTGGCAGCCACCATGGGGTGGTCCAATGAAGCGGTCGGCGGTTACCTCGCCGCGTGGGTCGTCGGTTATGGCGTGGTGCAGGCGTTGGCGCCGAAAATTCTGCGCAAGGCGGCGGGCGCGCCCGACGACGCACAAAGCCGGCGCTGGATCCTGATTCTGATCGCGGTAACGGCAGCGATCGCCGCCGCCCTCGTCTTGAACGTCATGCCCGTGGTCGCCGTATTGGGCGGCCTGATCGTTTTCGGCTTCGTTTTCGCCGTCAACTCGGCGATCCACTCATATCTGATCTTGGCCTACACCGAAGCCGATAAAATCGCGATGAACGTCGGCTTTTACTATATGGCCAACGCCGGTGGACGCCTAGCGGGGACCGTGCTGTCCGGTCTCGCCTACCAATGGGGGGGGATGTTGGCGTGCCTCAGTCTGTCGGCTCTTTTTTTGCTCGCTTCCTGGGCGACGTCGCTAAGGCTTGATCCTCCCGGCGGGCGCGTTCGGCAAAATTGA
- a CDS encoding ArsJ-associated glyceraldehyde-3-phosphate dehydrogenase has protein sequence MTTRIGINGFGRMGRLVLRALWDTPYLRWQTINERDGDGRTSAHLLNFDSVHGRWHTEATATEGAIVIGGASIAHTSFAAIEDGDWGDCDIVLECTGAFRRAAQLQAYFDQGVQKVIVAAPVKDGGALNIVYGVNDHLYDPARHHLLTAASCTTNCLAPIVKVLLETVGIRHGAITTIHDVTNTQVIVDRPHKDLRRARSALNNLIPTSTGSATAITMIYPELKGKLNGYAVRVPLLNASLTDCVFEVERPVTAEEINALFHGAADNGLANILGIEDRPLVSSDYLNDPRSCIIDGPSTLVVDNTQVKVLAWYDNEWGYVHRMGDLTRKVAATL, from the coding sequence ATGACGACACGCATTGGAATTAACGGCTTCGGCCGGATGGGCCGGCTGGTGCTGCGCGCCCTGTGGGACACACCGTATCTACGCTGGCAGACCATCAACGAGCGCGACGGCGACGGGCGGACCTCGGCGCATCTGCTGAATTTCGATTCGGTGCATGGACGTTGGCATACCGAAGCCACCGCCACCGAGGGGGCGATCGTCATTGGCGGGGCGTCCATTGCGCATACCTCGTTTGCCGCGATCGAGGACGGCGACTGGGGAGATTGCGACATCGTCCTGGAATGCACCGGGGCCTTTCGTCGCGCCGCGCAATTGCAGGCGTACTTCGACCAAGGGGTGCAGAAGGTGATTGTCGCCGCCCCGGTCAAGGACGGCGGCGCTCTCAACATCGTTTATGGCGTTAACGATCATCTGTACGATCCGGCGCGCCATCATCTTTTGACCGCCGCCAGTTGTACTACCAATTGCCTGGCGCCGATCGTCAAGGTCCTCCTTGAGACGGTCGGCATCCGCCATGGCGCGATCACCACGATACACGACGTGACCAACACCCAGGTGATCGTCGATCGCCCGCACAAGGATTTGCGCCGGGCGCGCTCGGCGTTGAACAATTTGATCCCGACCTCGACGGGATCGGCCACGGCGATCACGATGATTTATCCCGAACTGAAAGGAAAACTGAACGGCTACGCCGTGCGGGTGCCGTTGCTCAACGCTTCGCTGACCGACTGCGTGTTCGAGGTCGAACGTCCGGTCACCGCCGAGGAGATCAATGCGTTGTTTCACGGTGCGGCGGATAACGGGCTGGCCAACATATTGGGAATCGAGGACCGCCCCTTGGTGTCGAGCGATTATCTGAACGATCCCCGTTCGTGCATTATCGACGGCCCTTCGACGTTGGTGGTCGATAACACCCAGGTCAAGGTGCTGGCCTGGTACGATAACGAATGGGGGTACGTTCACCGCATGGGCGACCTCACGCGGAAGGTGGCGGCGACGTTGTAA
- a CDS encoding ArsR/SmtB family transcription factor, with translation MTFADTIGVRQLSDSRSNRLYNPTDVEAETRVRMMNTDEAAAILTALANEIRLNIFRTLIASEGMAAGDLGADLGMAPSSLSFHLKDLRFAGLIDRHREGRRIIYRANIDALNGLLGFLVDDCCGGRPDLCIRIAPPTSGAGTKKTPPGAKK, from the coding sequence ATGACATTCGCCGACACGATCGGCGTTCGACAACTTTCCGATAGCCGATCGAACCGATTATACAATCCGACGGATGTCGAGGCCGAAACCAGGGTGCGCATGATGAACACCGACGAGGCCGCCGCCATATTAACCGCGCTGGCCAATGAAATTCGCTTGAACATTTTTAGAACCCTGATCGCGTCGGAGGGCATGGCCGCCGGCGATCTGGGCGCGGACTTGGGCATGGCGCCCTCTTCATTGTCTTTTCATCTGAAGGATTTGCGCTTTGCAGGCCTGATCGACCGTCACCGCGAGGGTCGGCGGATCATATACCGGGCGAATATCGACGCCCTCAATGGGCTGCTCGGCTTCCTGGTCGATGATTGTTGCGGCGGGCGCCCGGATTTGTGCATACGCATCGCCCCACCCACATCCGGCGCGGGGACCAAAAAAACACCCCCCGGCGCAAAAAAATAA
- the arsB gene encoding ACR3 family arsenite efflux transporter, translating into MTTSTKSLPKLGFFSRYLSLWVALCIVAGIGSGHFFAPFFEAVAALEIAHVNLAVAGLVWVMIIPMLAKIDFGALTRVGAHWRGVALTLFVNWGVKPFSMALLAWLFIGHFFAPWLSAEQIPSYIAGLILLAAAPCTAMVFVWCHLCDGDGPFTLTQVALNDIIMVFAFAPIVGLLLGISSIAVPWNTLAISVGVYIVAPVLVARALRAVALARGGDDGLGRTLKVLNPLSMVALLTTLVFLFAFQGDQIMAQPLVIVLLAVPILIQVYANAALAYFLGRKLGVAHSVAGPAALIGASNFFELAVAAAISLFGLNSGAALATVVGVLVEVPVMLSVVRAVNASRSWYLATARRR; encoded by the coding sequence ATGACCACCTCCACCAAATCCTTGCCGAAATTGGGTTTTTTCAGTCGTTATCTCAGTCTCTGGGTCGCCCTGTGCATCGTCGCGGGGATCGGATCCGGTCATTTCTTTGCTCCCTTTTTCGAGGCCGTCGCCGCCCTGGAGATCGCCCACGTCAACCTTGCCGTCGCCGGATTGGTTTGGGTGATGATCATCCCCATGCTCGCCAAAATCGACTTTGGCGCCCTCACTCGGGTCGGCGCGCATTGGCGGGGCGTCGCCTTGACGTTGTTCGTCAATTGGGGCGTCAAACCGTTTTCCATGGCGCTCCTCGCTTGGCTGTTCATCGGCCATTTTTTCGCCCCCTGGCTCTCCGCCGAGCAAATTCCGTCTTATATCGCGGGGCTGATCTTGCTCGCGGCGGCCCCGTGCACGGCGATGGTTTTTGTCTGGTGCCATCTATGCGACGGCGACGGGCCGTTCACCTTGACCCAAGTGGCGCTGAACGACATCATCATGGTCTTCGCCTTCGCCCCGATTGTGGGACTGCTGTTGGGTATCAGTAGCATCGCCGTGCCCTGGAACACGTTGGCGATTTCGGTCGGGGTCTATATCGTCGCCCCCGTCCTGGTGGCCCGCGCGCTACGCGCCGTGGCCCTTGCCCGCGGCGGCGATGACGGCCTCGGGCGAACGTTGAAGGTGCTCAACCCGCTTTCCATGGTCGCACTGCTGACCACCCTGGTCTTTTTGTTCGCCTTTCAGGGTGACCAAATCATGGCTCAGCCCCTGGTGATCGTCCTGCTCGCGGTGCCGATCCTGATCCAGGTCTACGCCAACGCCGCCTTGGCGTATTTTTTGGGCCGCAAACTGGGAGTCGCCCACAGCGTCGCCGGTCCGGCGGCCCTGATCGGCGCCAGTAACTTCTTCGAACTGGCCGTCGCCGCCGCGATCTCGCTCTTCGGTCTCAATTCCGGCGCCGCCCTGGCTACCGTCGTCGGCGTCCTGGTCGAGGTCCCGGTCATGCTTTCGGTGGTGCGCGCCGTCAATGCGAGCCGGTCGTGGTATCTGGCGACGGCGCGGCGGCGATAA
- a CDS encoding cold-shock protein, which translates to MPTGSVKWFNATKGFGFINPDDGDQDAFVHISAVERAGLSGLREGQRLEYELVEGRNGKVSAENLVAQD; encoded by the coding sequence ATGCCTACCGGAAGCGTTAAATGGTTCAATGCAACCAAAGGTTTTGGGTTTATCAACCCCGATGATGGCGATCAAGACGCGTTTGTTCATATTTCCGCCGTCGAGCGCGCGGGTCTGAGCGGTCTACGCGAAGGCCAACGCCTTGAATACGAACTTGTCGAAGGCCGTAACGGCAAGGTATCCGCGGAAAACCTCGTCGCCCAGGATTAA
- a CDS encoding (2Fe-2S) ferredoxin domain-containing protein — MSANETRSGGSAVRTAPSRSSHDTSDDTSDDTAEDSSPRHKSPPFTIRVCVNRRLPPGASCAMRGGAALMELLEREAARQNIAVKVEPSVCMGFCPHGPNIKVIGGALYNRVSPENIPAIVRALTVD; from the coding sequence ATGAGCGCTAACGAGACACGGAGCGGCGGTTCTGCGGTGCGCACCGCCCCCTCCCGTTCATCCCATGACACCAGCGATGACACCAGCGATGACACCGCGGAGGATTCTTCCCCCCGACACAAATCGCCCCCGTTCACAATACGCGTCTGCGTCAACCGCAGGCTTCCTCCCGGGGCTTCGTGCGCGATGCGTGGGGGAGCGGCGCTGATGGAACTCCTGGAGCGCGAAGCCGCCCGCCAAAACATCGCCGTGAAGGTGGAACCTAGCGTATGCATGGGGTTTTGCCCACATGGCCCTAATATCAAGGTGATTGGCGGCGCACTCTACAATCGCGTCTCTCCCGAAAATATCCCCGCTATCGTGCGTGCCCTAACCGTGGATTGA